The following proteins are encoded in a genomic region of Vigna radiata var. radiata cultivar VC1973A unplaced genomic scaffold, Vradiata_ver6 scaffold_51, whole genome shotgun sequence:
- the LOC106780705 gene encoding uncharacterized protein LOC106780705 isoform X1, whose protein sequence is MLGIWVVRVRSLLEMGSSRQQLRWSKEQKSIIEELKRKVNVVEAELAEEKARRTPKRTTTDDGVQSAGHPQAFTNSNSAFVSPGGMSNEEVGRMCNTKEGAMSPNATGGMSNNQSQLKTYVRIGSRRRYKSQLLRIPYTANVVVIKKNE, encoded by the exons atgcttggaatttgGGTGGTCAGAGTACGCAG TTTGCTCGAAATGGGAAGTTCCAGACAGCAGCTTCGTTGGAGCAAG GAGCAAAAATCTATAATTGAAGAGCTTAAAAGGAAGGTCAATGTCGTAGAGGCAGAGTTGGCGGAAGAGAAGGCCAGAAGAACACCTAAAAGGACAACTACAGATGATGGTGTACAAAGTGCTGGACATCCACAAGCATTCACTAACAGTAACAGTGCATTTGTTTCCCCTGGTGGAATGTCGAACGAGGAAGTGGGTAGAATGTGCAACACTAAAGAAGGTGCAATGTCGCCAAATGCAACGGGTGGAATGTCCAACAACCAATCACAGTTGAAGACATATGTTAGGATTGGATCAAGAAGGCGTTATAAGAGTCAATTACTTAGGATACCATACACCGCAAATGTAGtagttataaagaaaaatgaataa
- the LOC106780705 gene encoding uncharacterized protein LOC106780705 isoform X2 translates to MGSLTVIIEGMESSALLKEFPVTGLLILEVGRDLLGREKVLLVVTEHSRCDGYYLSACRFRQSYCCSLSHACRCFHMPCLEFGWSEYAVCSKWEVPDSSFVGAS, encoded by the exons ATGGGATCCCTTACCGTTATTATTGAAGGAATGGAAAGTTCCGCCTTGTTGAAGGAATTTCCAGTTACAGGGCTCTTGATCTTGGAAGTGGGGCGTGATTTGTTAGGGAGGGAAAAGGTGTTGCTGGTGGTAACAGAACACTCACGATGTGATGGTTATTACCTCTCTGCTTGTCGATTTCGGCAGAGTTATTGCTGTTCGTTGAGCCACGCTTGCCGTTGCTTCCAtatgccatgcttggaatttgGGTGGTCAGAGTACGCAG TTTGCTCGAAATGGGAAGTTCCAGACAGCAGCTTCGTTGGAGCAAG ttga